In Nicotiana tabacum cultivar K326 chromosome 17, ASM71507v2, whole genome shotgun sequence, one DNA window encodes the following:
- the LOC142172006 gene encoding uncharacterized protein LOC142172006, translated as MSWLAWNVRGLNKRYKQKEIATYHKENKVKLVGLVETRVKDHNACKISRKIAPGWEFETNYASAVNGRVWILWDSVVYHIKSIQQEAQLLHYNVVSRNQAIDCDMTVVYGYNTIEKRKELCQQLAGISQKESKPWIIWGDFNSLLCPQDRLYGTPVTSIEIKDIVECVQNLMLNELPWKGDYYTWTN; from the coding sequence ATGTCTTGGCTAGCATGGAATGTGAGGGGGTTAAATAAAAGgtataaacaaaaagaaattgCTACATACCATAAAGAGAATAAAGTAAAGCTAGTTGGATTAGTGGAAACAAGAGTCAAAGACCATAATGCATGCAAAATTAGTAGGAAAATAGCTCCTGGATGGGAGTTTGAAACTAATTATGCAAGTGCAGTTAATGGAAGAGTTTGGATACTTTGGGATAGTGTAGTTTATCATATCAAGAGTATACAACAAGAAGCACAATTACTACACTATAATGTGGTTAGCAGGAACCAAGCCATTGATTGTGACATGACAGTGGTGTATGGATATAACACAATAGAAAAGAGAAAGGAGCTATGTCAACAACTTGCAGGAATCTCACAGAAGGAATCTAAACCCTGGATTATCTGGGGTGATTTCAATTCCTTATTGTGCCCACAAGATAGACTATATGGTACTCCAGTAACTAGCATAGAGATAAAGGACATTGTTGAATGTGTACAAAACCTGATGCTGAATGAGCTACCATGGAAGGGAGATTACTATACCTGGACAAATTAA